The following are encoded together in the Gordonia insulae genome:
- a CDS encoding 2-keto-4-pentenoate hydratase: protein MSATTAHGDNSSATSTNIDDQLVAEAAARLAGAMRTGRPCAAVRDLIGPDNVAAAYRVQEQLNALLDDGRRTVIGRKIGATSAAVQQQLGVDQPDFGVLFSDMAFTDGATIPMGRLLQPKAEAEVAFRLVEDLATGSLDVAQCRAAVGEAVAAIEIVDSRIREWDISFADTVADNASSGVFVLGDRWRLLSEFEPVDVTMSMSIDGTVVSSGSGADCLGDPLNALSWLARRAREFGNPLEAGQIILSGALGPMRPLHPGAQITVTIGGLGDVSASFTPDLEVTEHE from the coding sequence GTGTCCGCAACCACCGCCCACGGTGACAACAGTTCTGCCACAAGCACGAACATTGATGACCAGTTGGTCGCTGAAGCCGCCGCGCGTCTTGCCGGTGCGATGCGCACCGGTCGGCCGTGTGCTGCGGTGCGCGACCTGATCGGACCCGACAACGTGGCCGCCGCCTATCGGGTCCAGGAACAGCTCAATGCCTTGCTTGACGACGGTCGGCGCACCGTTATCGGCCGCAAGATCGGTGCGACGTCTGCGGCGGTCCAACAACAGCTCGGCGTCGATCAACCCGACTTCGGAGTCTTGTTCTCCGACATGGCATTCACCGACGGTGCAACTATCCCGATGGGGCGGCTGCTCCAACCCAAGGCGGAGGCCGAGGTCGCGTTCCGCCTTGTCGAGGACCTGGCGACCGGCAGCCTCGACGTGGCACAGTGCCGCGCGGCCGTTGGCGAGGCGGTTGCTGCCATCGAGATCGTCGACAGCCGAATCCGTGAGTGGGACATCTCGTTTGCCGACACAGTCGCCGACAACGCCTCGAGTGGGGTGTTCGTCCTCGGTGACCGGTGGCGGTTGCTGTCGGAGTTCGAACCGGTCGATGTGACGATGTCGATGAGCATCGACGGGACCGTGGTCTCCTCCGGCAGCGGCGCCGACTGCCTGGGAGACCCGCTCAACGCCCTGTCGTGGCTCGCGCGTCGAGCACGTGAGTTCGGCAACCCGCTCGAAGCGGGCCAGATCATTCTCTCCGGTGCCCTCGGACCCATGCGTCCTCTCCATCCCGGCGCCCAGATCACCGTCACCATCGGCGGACTCGGCGACGTGTCCGCGTCCTTCACCCCTGACCTGGAGGTCACAGAGCATGAGTAA
- a CDS encoding IclR family transcriptional regulator, with protein sequence MADGVLDERSMLGRVMRLLDAFGSDGRPLGLSELSRRTGIPKPTVHRIAGDLVLARLLTASPEGFRLGRGLFELGMRAAAERSVLEVAVPFMQDLLARTQETVHLGVLDGDEVVYISKLGGHRQASVPSRLGGRMPLHCTAIGKSLLAHSGPEAIDRVLSQPLERRTRHTIVAPGLLRTQLEQVIEQGVAYENEESTLGVVCVAAPILGVDGTPLGAISATGPATRFRPSAHATSVRAAADGAASILARRAQVQTADS encoded by the coding sequence ATGGCCGACGGGGTGCTCGACGAGCGGTCGATGCTCGGTCGTGTGATGCGGCTTCTCGATGCGTTCGGAAGCGACGGGCGGCCGCTGGGGCTTTCGGAGTTGTCGCGGCGAACCGGTATTCCCAAGCCCACCGTCCATCGCATTGCCGGTGACCTCGTCCTCGCCCGCCTGCTGACCGCCTCGCCGGAGGGATTTCGCCTGGGTCGTGGGCTCTTCGAACTGGGTATGCGCGCCGCCGCGGAACGCTCCGTCCTCGAGGTTGCGGTGCCGTTCATGCAGGATCTGCTTGCGCGGACGCAGGAAACGGTGCACCTGGGCGTGCTCGACGGAGATGAGGTGGTCTACATCAGCAAACTCGGCGGACACCGCCAGGCATCGGTTCCGTCACGTCTTGGTGGCCGGATGCCGTTGCACTGCACAGCTATCGGAAAGTCACTGCTTGCCCATTCCGGCCCGGAGGCGATCGACCGTGTCCTATCTCAGCCGTTGGAGCGCCGTACCCGACACACCATCGTGGCTCCCGGCCTGCTCCGCACCCAGCTCGAGCAGGTGATCGAGCAGGGGGTGGCGTACGAGAACGAAGAATCGACGCTCGGCGTGGTCTGTGTCGCCGCCCCCATATTGGGCGTCGACGGCACCCCCTTGGGCGCGATCTCCGCCACCGGGCCGGCGACGCGCTTTCGGCCGAGCGCACACGCCACATCGGTGCGAGCGGCCGCGGATGGCGCGGCATCGATCCTGGCTCGGCGGGCGCAAGTGCAGACGGCCGATTCGTGA
- a CDS encoding SDR family NAD(P)-dependent oxidoreductase: MPTGTHRRQGGRRVFSELDVSGKRVVIIGAGRGLGAVLARAFDAAGAHLVLTARDESSLDEVTRVLTRRPVTVVGDVRDATFAEDIADAAQSAHGGIDTWIANAGISPIVADVQSMRSEKWRDIIDVNLTGVFRGVQVAARVLSDGGRIIVTSSVLGDRPRSGLSAYSVSKRAIHALVETLAQEVGDRSITVNAVALGWFDAGLGALWSDDRSRGDEVIDHSALKRLGTAADLPGAFLFLASDAAAFVTGTTITVDGGYSLL; this comes from the coding sequence GTGCCCACCGGTACCCATCGACGTCAGGGAGGTCGTCGGGTGTTCTCCGAGCTGGACGTGTCGGGTAAGCGGGTCGTGATCATCGGCGCCGGCCGTGGACTCGGCGCGGTTCTCGCTCGTGCTTTTGACGCTGCTGGAGCCCATTTGGTCCTGACAGCTCGAGACGAATCTTCTCTCGACGAGGTGACCCGTGTGCTGACTCGCCGACCGGTGACCGTTGTCGGCGATGTGCGGGACGCGACGTTCGCGGAGGATATCGCGGACGCGGCACAGAGCGCTCACGGGGGGATCGACACATGGATCGCGAACGCCGGTATCTCGCCGATCGTGGCCGACGTGCAGTCGATGAGGTCCGAGAAATGGCGGGACATCATCGATGTCAACCTCACCGGGGTTTTCCGGGGGGTGCAGGTGGCGGCGCGGGTGCTCAGCGATGGTGGGCGCATCATCGTCACGAGTTCGGTACTCGGCGATCGACCTCGGTCGGGGCTGTCTGCGTACTCGGTGTCCAAGCGCGCGATCCACGCGCTCGTCGAGACACTTGCCCAGGAGGTCGGTGACCGGTCGATCACCGTGAATGCGGTTGCGCTCGGATGGTTCGACGCGGGGCTCGGGGCGTTGTGGAGCGACGACCGCAGCCGAGGCGACGAGGTGATCGATCACAGCGCGCTGAAGCGGCTGGGGACCGCGGCCGACCTCCCAGGGGCGTTCCTGTTCTTGGCTTCTGACGCGGCCGCGTTCGTCACCGGTACCACGATCACCGTCGACGGGGGCTATTCGTTGTTGTGA
- a CDS encoding SDR family NAD(P)-dependent oxidoreductase has product MTDLRFDGRVAVVTGAGRGLGRAYARLLAELGASVVVNDLGSSMEGDGSDAGPASLVVDEIVNAGGIAVSDINDISTTAGAEALVGRAIAEFGTIDILVNNAGIVRYGTLPELDVDHVASHLDVHLLGSFNTMRAAWPYFVEKRYGRVVHTTSSGIFGLENNLPYAAAKAGTIGMARSARLAGEPHNIKINLIAPAAQTRMAGGDPLGEQPEQAHEESFMPPSAVAPMVAVLSHESCPVSGEIYAAGAGRFARVFIGHTQGYLAAETATADDVLAHWDEINDESGYYVPADLMSWSGDFLTHLFAQDAAATQS; this is encoded by the coding sequence ATGACTGATCTGAGGTTCGACGGCAGGGTCGCCGTCGTCACCGGTGCCGGACGTGGCCTCGGTAGGGCCTATGCACGCCTTCTGGCCGAACTCGGAGCCAGCGTAGTGGTCAACGATCTCGGATCCTCGATGGAGGGAGACGGTTCGGATGCCGGCCCCGCGTCCCTGGTGGTCGACGAGATCGTCAACGCCGGGGGCATCGCGGTGTCCGACATCAACGACATCTCCACCACCGCCGGCGCAGAGGCCCTCGTCGGTCGTGCGATCGCCGAGTTCGGCACGATCGACATCCTTGTCAACAATGCCGGGATCGTGCGCTACGGCACGCTGCCCGAGCTCGACGTCGACCACGTGGCAAGCCATCTCGATGTCCACCTGCTCGGCTCGTTCAACACCATGCGGGCCGCGTGGCCATACTTCGTCGAAAAGCGTTATGGCCGCGTGGTGCACACCACCTCCAGCGGCATCTTCGGCCTCGAGAACAACCTCCCGTACGCGGCAGCCAAGGCAGGTACGATCGGTATGGCGCGCAGCGCGCGACTGGCCGGCGAACCACACAACATCAAGATCAATCTGATCGCACCGGCAGCGCAGACCCGTATGGCCGGTGGCGACCCGCTCGGTGAACAACCCGAGCAGGCACACGAGGAATCGTTCATGCCACCATCGGCGGTGGCTCCGATGGTCGCCGTGCTGAGCCACGAGAGTTGCCCGGTCAGCGGCGAGATATACGCAGCCGGCGCGGGTCGCTTCGCGCGGGTCTTCATCGGACACACCCAGGGCTATCTCGCCGCGGAGACCGCAACGGCGGACGACGTGCTGGCGCATTGGGACGAGATCAATGACGAGAGCGGCTATTACGTGCCGGCCGACCTGATGTCATGGTCGGGAGACTTCCTCACCCATCTGTTCGCGCAGGACGCCGCGGCCACGCAATCCTGA
- a CDS encoding TetR/AcrR family transcriptional regulator, producing the protein MSSATRRDRHKTDRYHEKREHIVEVAVELFSRNGYAATGVADIGEAAGLARGALYYYIGSKEELLGAIHDKVLDPLLVEGSAVVALDLSFPARLQLISESLLRQIIHRPDHVRVFLHDHRHLEGERREHFREKRARFEGQIRRILQDGAILGQIDVEDLELATLAFLNLHNYTYQWVGRRELIVTDLAEFYCRLFLHGVATGEDRAVDIDEEVDFGRSVLAVLRERGLDH; encoded by the coding sequence ATGTCGTCGGCGACTCGGCGAGATCGACACAAGACCGATCGTTACCACGAGAAGCGCGAGCACATCGTCGAGGTTGCGGTGGAGTTGTTCTCCCGCAATGGGTACGCGGCCACCGGGGTCGCGGACATCGGCGAGGCGGCCGGGCTGGCCCGGGGTGCGTTGTACTACTACATCGGGTCGAAGGAAGAACTGCTCGGGGCGATTCACGACAAGGTCCTGGACCCGTTGCTGGTGGAGGGGTCGGCCGTGGTCGCGCTGGATCTCAGTTTCCCCGCACGTCTCCAGCTCATCTCGGAGTCGTTGCTGCGGCAGATCATTCACCGCCCCGATCACGTGCGCGTCTTCCTGCATGACCATCGGCATCTGGAAGGAGAACGCCGCGAGCACTTTCGCGAGAAGCGTGCGCGATTCGAGGGGCAGATCCGCAGGATTCTGCAGGACGGGGCGATCCTGGGGCAGATCGACGTGGAGGATCTCGAGTTGGCCACCCTGGCCTTCCTCAACCTGCACAACTACACATATCAGTGGGTAGGGCGGCGGGAACTGATCGTGACAGACCTCGCCGAGTTCTATTGTCGGCTGTTCCTGCACGGCGTCGCCACCGGCGAAGACCGTGCCGTCGACATCGACGAGGAAGTCGACTTCGGACGATCGGTGCTCGCCGTATTACGGGAGCGCGGGCTCGATCACTGA
- a CDS encoding cyclase family protein produces the protein MRRRTVAKRWKQRPENSTWGDWGEDDELGRINLLTPEKVLQGIREVQTGQTFSLSLPLDYPGGTSLNQRRYPPILKPTEDLQYNQDTFFNVVARDAIDPSLIDVWGDDQVTLWLQYSTQWDALAHQGALFDADGDGEAEPVYYNGFRPGDHIIGPQEDAKGDGSGSVSFNKHLGLEHMAEHGVQGRGVLIDVRRHLGDDWQPVNLATLKDIMAADNVVVEPGDMLLIHTGFATQILEWERNPDPEKIQAMHAYLDASDDDLLQWIIDSQISALVADNYAVEGWAPQSAEPHTLLPIHNLCLFRLGVPLGELWYLNDLAKWLHENGRSRFLLTAPPLNLPGVMGCPLTPIATV, from the coding sequence ATGAGGAGGAGAACTGTGGCCAAACGGTGGAAGCAGCGCCCGGAGAACTCGACCTGGGGCGACTGGGGCGAAGACGACGAGCTCGGCCGAATCAACCTGCTCACGCCCGAGAAGGTGCTGCAGGGCATCCGCGAAGTGCAGACCGGCCAGACCTTCAGTCTGAGTCTCCCGCTGGACTACCCGGGTGGCACCTCGCTGAACCAACGGCGGTACCCGCCGATCCTCAAGCCGACCGAGGATCTGCAGTACAACCAGGACACGTTCTTCAACGTGGTCGCGCGAGACGCGATCGATCCGTCGTTGATCGACGTGTGGGGCGACGATCAGGTCACCCTGTGGCTCCAGTACTCGACGCAGTGGGATGCGCTTGCGCACCAGGGCGCGCTGTTCGACGCAGACGGTGACGGCGAAGCGGAGCCGGTCTACTACAACGGGTTTCGTCCGGGCGATCACATCATCGGTCCACAGGAGGACGCCAAGGGCGACGGTAGCGGAAGTGTCAGCTTCAACAAGCATCTCGGCCTGGAGCACATGGCCGAGCACGGTGTCCAGGGTCGGGGCGTGCTGATCGACGTGCGTCGCCACCTGGGTGATGATTGGCAGCCGGTCAACCTGGCGACGCTGAAGGACATCATGGCCGCCGACAACGTGGTCGTCGAGCCGGGGGACATGCTGCTGATCCATACTGGCTTTGCCACTCAGATCCTGGAATGGGAGCGCAATCCCGATCCCGAGAAGATCCAGGCGATGCACGCCTACCTCGACGCGAGTGACGACGACCTCCTGCAGTGGATCATCGACTCGCAGATCTCCGCGCTGGTCGCCGACAACTATGCGGTCGAGGGCTGGGCGCCGCAGAGCGCCGAGCCGCATACGCTTCTCCCGATCCACAATCTGTGTCTGTTCCGGCTCGGCGTTCCACTCGGCGAACTGTGGTACCTCAACGACCTGGCGAAGTGGCTGCACGAGAACGGGCGCAGCCGATTCCTTCTCACCGCGCCGCCGTTGAACCTTCCGGGCGTCATGGGATGCCCCCTCACTCCGATCGCCACAGTGTGA
- a CDS encoding nuclear transport factor 2 family protein, with translation MITQTHAEVAAAVRSVIGAHTQAQDAGQTDAVAALYADEAVLEVPGGDAIVGRAAVREAFAGWAPTTPQKHLVGNTAVSVAGDTVRAISDVVFFQRTDAGWTPLIVGRYDDTFVLVDDAWQISRRSTTYQM, from the coding sequence GTGATCACACAGACTCACGCCGAGGTTGCCGCTGCCGTGCGGTCGGTCATCGGAGCACACACCCAGGCGCAGGACGCCGGCCAGACCGATGCGGTAGCCGCACTGTATGCGGACGAAGCAGTCCTCGAGGTACCGGGCGGGGATGCCATCGTCGGCCGGGCGGCGGTCCGTGAGGCCTTCGCGGGCTGGGCACCCACCACCCCGCAGAAACACCTGGTCGGCAACACGGCGGTCAGCGTTGCCGGAGACACCGTTCGAGCGATCAGCGATGTCGTGTTCTTTCAGCGCACAGACGCGGGGTGGACGCCCCTCATCGTCGGTCGGTACGACGACACCTTCGTACTCGTCGACGACGCATGGCAGATCTCGCGCCGTTCCACCACCTACCAGATGTGA
- a CDS encoding nuclear transport factor 2 family protein, protein MSESSNADTIYGVHNTIAEYAHALDDGRADDVAALFCIDGISDISAVGRYEGREEIRAGYARLAPTSPQRHLVSNVVVTPLGTGEARASSDFLFLARGDAGWAAVVAGHYDDDLHLDEADGRWRFHRRATSYVM, encoded by the coding sequence ATGAGCGAGTCTTCCAACGCGGACACCATCTACGGTGTCCACAACACGATCGCCGAGTATGCGCACGCGCTCGACGACGGGCGGGCCGACGACGTCGCCGCCCTCTTCTGTATCGACGGAATATCCGACATCAGTGCGGTCGGTCGATACGAGGGCCGCGAGGAGATCCGCGCCGGCTACGCGCGTCTGGCGCCGACCTCTCCACAGCGCCACCTGGTCTCCAACGTGGTCGTGACCCCACTCGGCACCGGCGAGGCACGCGCCTCGAGCGATTTCCTGTTCCTGGCACGCGGTGACGCCGGCTGGGCGGCTGTGGTCGCCGGCCATTACGACGATGACCTGCACCTCGACGAGGCCGACGGCCGATGGCGATTCCATCGCCGTGCCACCTCATATGTGATGTGA
- a CDS encoding flavin-containing monooxygenase, translating to MTENSGPEYDVVIIGAGVTGIYQLYRALDAGFSARLLEAGDGVGGTWFWNRYPEARFDSESYTYGYLFSKELWEEWEWSERFAGQPEIERYFNYVVDRFDLRKHIEFATTVTAAEFDENRGTWEITDGQGGSRTAQFVVAATGILSVPFIPDIPGRDDFVGEQHHTGLWPHDPVEFAGKRVALIGTGSSGVQIVPAIADTVESLTVFQRTPDWCTPLNNAPITAEEQAELKANFESIREILNTSPSGFLHEMDYRQSGEDTKEQRLAFYEQLWDRPGFSKLTQNYIDITFNPEVNKEFCEFLEGKIRALIDDQSLADKLIPSDHLYAGRRPPFGTRYYEAYNKPNVHLVSLRETPITRLTRGGIETADGEREFDIIIWATGYDFGTGALNRLGVQGRNGLQLHDYWKDGPRTYLGVAAAGFPNFFFPGGPHGALGNNPRYAGDQVDFVMDVLEHVRGGASAVVEVDPAAEEEWTATIDGSGDLSSFLESSYFYGSNIPGKPVKQLLNPTGRPNLQTLIREAIDGGYATFIVSDVSEAVTDA from the coding sequence ATGACCGAGAATTCCGGTCCCGAGTACGACGTCGTGATCATTGGTGCCGGCGTGACCGGCATCTACCAGCTGTATCGGGCCCTGGATGCTGGATTCAGTGCGCGACTACTGGAAGCGGGTGACGGTGTGGGGGGTACGTGGTTCTGGAACCGCTACCCCGAAGCTCGATTCGACTCCGAGAGCTACACATACGGCTACCTGTTCTCGAAGGAGTTGTGGGAGGAATGGGAGTGGTCGGAGCGTTTCGCCGGCCAGCCCGAGATCGAGCGATACTTCAACTACGTGGTTGACCGCTTCGATCTGCGCAAGCACATCGAGTTCGCGACCACGGTGACCGCTGCGGAGTTCGACGAGAACCGCGGGACATGGGAGATCACCGACGGTCAAGGAGGCTCGCGCACAGCTCAATTCGTGGTGGCGGCGACCGGCATCCTCTCGGTGCCGTTCATCCCGGACATCCCGGGACGCGACGACTTCGTGGGCGAACAACACCACACGGGTCTGTGGCCGCACGACCCGGTGGAATTCGCCGGCAAACGGGTCGCGCTGATCGGCACCGGATCGAGCGGTGTGCAGATCGTCCCGGCCATCGCCGATACCGTCGAGTCGCTCACTGTCTTCCAGCGCACGCCGGACTGGTGCACCCCGCTGAACAACGCTCCGATCACCGCCGAGGAACAGGCGGAGTTGAAAGCGAACTTCGAGTCCATTCGGGAGATCCTCAACACATCGCCGAGTGGCTTCCTGCACGAGATGGACTACCGCCAGTCCGGCGAGGACACGAAGGAACAGCGTCTGGCGTTCTACGAGCAACTCTGGGACCGCCCGGGATTCTCGAAGCTCACGCAGAACTACATCGACATTACTTTCAATCCGGAGGTCAACAAGGAGTTCTGCGAGTTCCTCGAGGGCAAGATTCGGGCGCTGATCGACGATCAGTCGTTGGCAGACAAGCTCATTCCGTCCGATCATCTCTACGCCGGACGTCGGCCTCCGTTCGGCACCCGGTACTACGAGGCGTACAACAAGCCCAATGTTCACCTGGTATCGCTGCGCGAGACACCGATCACCCGGCTCACCCGAGGCGGCATCGAGACGGCCGACGGGGAGCGCGAGTTCGACATCATCATCTGGGCGACCGGATACGACTTCGGTACCGGTGCGCTCAATCGGCTCGGCGTGCAGGGGCGCAACGGCCTGCAGTTGCACGACTACTGGAAGGACGGTCCGCGGACCTATCTTGGTGTCGCAGCTGCGGGGTTTCCCAACTTCTTCTTCCCCGGAGGCCCGCACGGCGCACTGGGAAACAACCCGCGCTACGCAGGCGATCAGGTCGATTTCGTGATGGACGTGCTCGAACATGTCCGTGGCGGGGCGAGCGCAGTCGTCGAGGTTGATCCTGCGGCGGAAGAGGAGTGGACCGCCACCATCGACGGGAGCGGCGATCTGTCGTCGTTCCTGGAGAGCAGCTACTTCTATGGATCCAACATCCCCGGCAAGCCGGTCAAGCAGTTACTGAATCCCACCGGCCGGCCGAACCTGCAAACCCTTATCCGGGAAGCGATCGACGGTGGTTACGCGACGTTCATCGTGTCGGATGTGTCCGAGGCGGTGACCGACGCCTGA
- a CDS encoding carboxymuconolactone decarboxylase family protein — MTTEDLRARGLDAMRRALPGVFPDGDIDLRDGGIADDLLEIGLTSVWGSLWDREGLSPRDRSLVTLSILIALGAESEMRTHFAIGRTNGLTDDEISELIYHAAGYTGFPAATAARNAARAALDS; from the coding sequence TTGACAACCGAGGATCTACGGGCGCGCGGTCTCGACGCCATGCGACGAGCACTTCCCGGGGTTTTCCCGGACGGCGATATCGACCTGCGGGACGGCGGGATCGCCGATGACCTTCTCGAAATCGGACTCACCAGCGTGTGGGGATCGTTGTGGGACCGCGAAGGCCTGAGTCCTCGGGACCGCAGCCTGGTGACGCTCAGCATCCTCATCGCGCTGGGCGCCGAATCCGAGATGCGTACGCATTTCGCGATCGGGCGGACCAACGGGCTCACCGACGATGAGATCTCCGAACTCATCTACCACGCAGCCGGTTACACCGGATTCCCAGCCGCCACGGCGGCACGCAATGCGGCACGAGCGGCCCTCGACTCGTAG
- a CDS encoding SDR family oxidoreductase translates to MSLEGKVAVVTGGGRGIGQAIATVLAAKGATVAIWDLNKEGADATAAEIRENGGTAIALEADIADRDSIAEAATRTRAAVGSVNIVVNNAGITAYEPFATMTEDAWDRMIQVNLKGTFLVTQEFIAEMLDDGKGRIVNISSSSAQTGAPAMAHYAASKGGVIGFTKALAMEFADKGITVNHVPPGFVDTPLVREGPVDVEQVATMMPMKRAGQPADVAHAVAYLASDEAAYVTGQTLSVNGGRYLF, encoded by the coding sequence ATGTCGCTGGAAGGCAAGGTGGCCGTCGTGACCGGCGGAGGCCGCGGGATCGGTCAGGCCATCGCCACCGTCCTCGCCGCCAAAGGCGCAACCGTGGCGATCTGGGACCTCAACAAAGAGGGTGCCGATGCCACCGCTGCCGAGATCCGTGAGAATGGCGGGACCGCAATCGCTCTCGAGGCCGATATCGCGGACCGCGACTCGATTGCGGAGGCCGCGACGCGAACCCGCGCAGCAGTCGGGTCGGTGAACATAGTGGTGAACAATGCCGGCATCACCGCCTACGAGCCGTTCGCCACCATGACCGAGGACGCGTGGGATCGGATGATCCAGGTGAACCTCAAAGGCACGTTCCTGGTCACCCAGGAGTTCATCGCCGAGATGCTCGACGACGGCAAGGGCCGGATCGTCAACATCTCGTCCTCGTCCGCCCAGACAGGTGCACCGGCGATGGCACATTATGCCGCCTCCAAGGGTGGGGTCATCGGCTTCACCAAGGCCCTTGCAATGGAGTTCGCCGACAAGGGCATCACGGTGAACCATGTCCCACCGGGCTTCGTCGACACCCCGCTCGTGCGAGAAGGACCGGTCGACGTGGAACAGGTCGCCACCATGATGCCCATGAAACGTGCCGGACAACCTGCCGATGTCGCGCACGCCGTGGCTTATCTGGCATCGGACGAGGCGGCCTATGTCACCGGCCAGACACTGAGCGTCAACGGTGGGCGTTACCTCTTCTGA
- a CDS encoding acyl-CoA dehydrogenase family protein: MDFSLPEDARQLQKLCLDFGEKEIEPYAQEWSEEERFPTDTFLKLGQLDLAGLLIPEEYGGADVGYVAYVAAMEALGAADQSFAAAWNAHSTIASLPLLAYGTEEQKQRWLRPLARGEAIGAFGLTEPAAGSDASAVRTHARPVSGGWVLNGTKMFITNAGTDITLGVTVLASTSRGSEGRKRFGTFFVPSGTSGFTVGRKLRKLGWHAMDTRELIFEDCFIPDENLIGEEGEGLRQFLAVLDGGRISVAALSLSLASRALELGIGYVREREQFGKTLSEFQAVQHSVATMATEVDAARMLVYRAAWLADNGEDFSEAAAMAKLYASEVANRVASASVQVHGGYGYIRESTISRFYADAKVLEIGEGTNEIQRNVIARTVLRRNVRG, from the coding sequence ATGGACTTTTCCCTGCCCGAAGACGCGCGACAACTGCAGAAGCTCTGTCTTGATTTCGGTGAGAAGGAGATCGAGCCGTACGCACAGGAGTGGTCGGAGGAGGAGCGCTTCCCGACCGACACGTTTCTGAAACTGGGTCAGCTCGATCTGGCCGGGCTGCTGATCCCCGAGGAGTACGGCGGCGCCGACGTCGGATACGTCGCCTACGTCGCCGCGATGGAGGCACTCGGCGCGGCGGACCAATCGTTTGCGGCTGCCTGGAACGCTCATTCGACGATCGCCTCACTGCCATTGCTCGCCTACGGCACCGAAGAGCAGAAGCAGCGCTGGCTGCGCCCCCTCGCGCGGGGTGAGGCGATCGGAGCATTCGGGCTGACCGAGCCGGCGGCGGGTTCGGATGCATCCGCGGTGCGCACACATGCGAGACCGGTAAGTGGGGGCTGGGTGCTCAACGGCACCAAGATGTTCATCACCAACGCCGGTACCGATATCACCCTGGGTGTCACGGTGTTGGCCTCCACATCGCGGGGGTCGGAGGGGCGCAAGCGATTCGGCACGTTCTTCGTACCCTCGGGCACGTCCGGATTCACTGTCGGTCGCAAGCTGCGCAAACTCGGATGGCATGCGATGGACACCCGGGAGCTCATCTTCGAAGACTGCTTCATTCCCGACGAGAACCTGATCGGAGAGGAGGGCGAGGGCCTGCGGCAGTTCCTGGCAGTTCTCGATGGCGGACGGATAAGCGTTGCGGCACTGTCACTGTCGCTTGCGAGCCGGGCCTTGGAACTCGGGATCGGCTATGTCCGCGAACGTGAGCAGTTCGGCAAGACTCTGAGTGAGTTCCAGGCGGTCCAGCACAGCGTCGCAACGATGGCCACCGAGGTCGATGCCGCGCGAATGTTGGTGTACCGGGCCGCGTGGCTCGCCGACAACGGAGAGGACTTCAGCGAGGCCGCGGCGATGGCGAAACTCTATGCGTCGGAAGTGGCGAATCGGGTGGCCAGCGCGAGCGTGCAGGTGCACGGGGGCTACGGATACATTCGGGAGTCGACGATCTCGCGATTCTATGCCGATGCGAAGGTGCTCGAGATCGGTGAGGGCACCAACGAGATCCAGCGCAACGTGATCGCTCGGACGGTTTTGCGCCGCAACGTCCGTGGGTGA